A part of Arachis hypogaea cultivar Tifrunner chromosome 12, arahy.Tifrunner.gnm2.J5K5, whole genome shotgun sequence genomic DNA contains:
- the LOC112730412 gene encoding UPF0481 protein At3g47200, with translation MESDYSWMVPIEFMVGCLDHGEVQACSICRIQDELREPKSDAYVPKLVSVGPLHRGATRHLVMMEEPKWRYLKNFLERQGSPEENVSLGSRLINCGADILKLDTVICASYGGDLELETHELSKIMIVDGCFLLELLLRLDDYMSLRQEERSSKYANDPFFETEKKVASVLNDITMMENQIPFVVLKKLFRKVYRDGSKMENDHRVANLVSRAFGYPAGPLQNNSGTAHILHLMHSSTVEHGHQIQTGARPACQELKQCATRLLAAGISIIPAVGNCNCNCNRNGSFVDKFDFDIRFNTKDAVLEIPPLRIKESTEVRWRNLIAWEQSRIRIRCKYTSYALFFRGLICCKHDIGWLEKKGMIVNESNMSKEELLTMFRSISKGVEHMDSSYSELCVTLNEHRVKRVTQVFHGFTTITWHNCRRMFEVIMFYWSNWYHILISEHIPTVWKFMGVVAAIVLLVLTIMQTYYSARSSG, from the coding sequence ATGGAAAGTGACTATAGCTGGATGGTTCCAATTGAATTCATGGTCGGTTGTTTAGATCATGGAGAGGTTCAGGCATGCAGCATTTGTCGGATCCAAGACGAGCTTCGAGAACCGAAAAGCGACGCATACGTTCCAAAACTCGTTTCCGTGGGGCCACTGCATAGGGGAGCCACCAGGCATCTGGTAATGATGGAAGAACCCAAATGGCGTTACCTCAAAAACTTTCTTGAACGCCAAGGAAGTCCCGAAGAAAACGTGTCATTAGGTTCAAGGCTAATAAACTGTGGCGCCGACATTCTAAAGTTGGACACAGTGATCTGTGCAAGCTATGGTGGAGACTTGGAGCTAGAAACCCATGAGCTTTCCAAGATAATGATTGTAGACGGATGCTTCCTGCTGGAACTTCTCCTCCGGCTCGACGATTACATGAGTTTGCGGCAGGAGGAGAGGTCCAGTAAGTATGCAAATGATCCATTCTTTGAGACGGAAAAGAAGGTGGCTTCAGTACTGAACGATATCACAATGATGGAGAATCAAATCCCGTTTGTGGTTCTCAAGAAGTTATTCAGAAAGGTGTACCGTGACGGCAGTAAGATGGAAAATGATCACCGAGTTGCCAATTTGGTAAGCAGAGCCTTCGGTTACCCGGCCGGCCCTTTGCAGAACAACTCCGGCACGGCACATATACTTCACTTGATGCACTCCTCCACCGTCGAACATGGCCACCAAATCCAAACGGGAGCGAGACCAGCGTGTCAAGAACTAAAGCAGTGCGCTACAAGGCTTCTAGCGGCGGGAATATCAATTATACCGGCGGTTGGTAACTGTAACTGTAACTGTAACCGTAACGGTAGCTTTGTGGATAAGTTTGACTTTGACATAAGATTCAATACGAAAGACGCGGTATTGGAGATCCCGCCTCTGCGTATTAAGGAAAGCACTGAAGTGAGATGGCGAAATTTGATTGCTTGGGAGCAGAGTAGGATTCGAATAAGATGCAAGTACACTTCCTATGCCTTGTTCTTCCGAGGTTTGATTTGTTGTAAGCATGACATTGGATGGCTTGAGAAGAAGGGAATGATAGTGAATGAGAGCAACATGAGCAAGGAAGAATTGTTGACAATGTTTAGGAGCATTTCCAAGGGAGTTGAGCACATGGATTCGAGTTATAGCGAGTTATGTGTAACCCTAAATGAACATAGGGTGAAACGAGTCACACAGGTGTTCCATGGATTCACCACAATTACTTGGCACAATTGTAGGCGAATGTTTGAAGTTATCATGTTCTATTGGAGCAATTGGTACCATATATTGATTAGTGAGCATATCCCTACGGTGTGGAAATTCATGGGTGTTGTGGCAGCTATTGTGCTGCTTGTTCTTACCATCATGCAGACATATTATTCAGCTCGTTCCAGTGGCTAG
- the LOC112727974 gene encoding auxin transporter-like protein 2, with protein MLSQKQAEEAIVATTNSFNETEHEGGGGGGGGGVNGGTTREGEEREQDHSMFSVKSFLWHGGSVWDAWFSCASNQVAQVLLTLPYSFSQLGMLSGILFQIFYGIVGSWTAYLISVLYVEYRTRKEKENVSFKNHVIQWFEVLDGLLGPYWKAAGLAFNCTFLLFGSVIQLIACASNIYYINDKLDKRTWTYIFGACCATTVFIPSFHNYRIWSFLGLGMTTYTAWYLAIAALIHGQAENVTHSGPAKLVLYFTGATNILYTFGGHAVTVEIMHAMWKPQKFKYIYLLATLYVFTLTLPSAAAVYWAFGDQLLNHSNAFSLLPKNRFRDAAVILMLIHQFITFGFACTPLYFVWEKVIGMHDTRSICLRALARLPVVIPIWFLAIIFPFFGPINSAVGALLVSFTVYIIPSLAHMLTYRKASARQNAAEKPPFFMPSWTAMYVFNAFIVVWIFVVGFGFGGWASMTNFVRQIDTFGLFAKCYQCKPPLPPPHPAAVAPPPLHRHH; from the exons ATGTTGTCTCAGAAACAAGCAGAGGAAGCAATAGTAGCCACCACCAACAGCTTCAACGAAACAGAACATGAaggtggaggtggtggtggtggtggtggtgtcaATGGTGGAACAACAAGggaaggagaagagagagaaCAAGATCACTCTATGTTCAGTGTTAAGAGCTTCCTTTGGCATGGTGGTTCTGTTTGGGATGCATGGTTCAGCTGTGCTTCAAATcaa gtGGCTCAAGTGCTATTGACTCTGCCATATTCTTTCTCTCAATTGGGAATGCTCTCTGGGATTTTGTTTCAAATATTTTATGGCATAGTTGGAAGTTGGACTGCATATCTAATTAGTGTACTCTATGTTGAGTATAGAaccagaaaagaaaaggaaaatgttAGCTTCAAGAACCATGTCATTCAG TGGTTTGAAGTGCTTGATGGGTTATTGGGTCCATATTGGAAAGCAGCGGGTTTAGCCTTCAATTGTACTTTCCTCCTCTTTGGATCTGTGATACAGCTTATAGCATGTGCAAG TAACATATACTACATAAATGACAAATTGGACAAACGAACTTGGACTTACATATTTGGAGCTTGTTGTGCAACCACCGTGTTCATACCTTCGTTCCACAATTATCGTATATGGTCATTTCTGGGTCTTGGAATGACTACTTACACAGCTTGGTACTTAGCCATAGCAGCACTCATTCATGGCCAG GCAGAAAATGTGACGCACTCAGGTCCAGCAAAGCTAGTGCTTTACTTCACCGGAGCCACTAACATACTATACACGTTTGGTGGACATGCTGTTACTGT AGAGATTATGCATGCCATGTGGAAGCCTCAAAAGTTCAAGTATATATACTTGTTGGCCACTCTCTACGTTTTCACACTAACGCTTCCTTCTGCTGCCGCCGTTTATTGGGCGTTTGGTGATCAGCTTCTTAACCATTCTAATGCTTTCTCTTTGCTCCCCAAAAACCGTTTCCGTGACGCCGCCGTTATCCTTATGCTCATCCACCAG tTCATAACGTTCGGATTCGCGTGCACGCCGCTGTATTTCGTATGGGAGAAGGTGATCGGAATGCACGACACAAGGAGCATATGTCTAAGGGCACTAGCGAGGCTGCCAGTGGTTATACCAATATGGTTCTTGGCAATAATCTTCCCATTTTTTGGGCCCATAAACTCAGCTGTTGGGGCACTGCTTGTTAGCTTCACTGTCTACATCATACCCTCCTTAGCTCATATGCTTACTTACAGAAAAGCCTCCGCCAGACAG AATGCTGCAGAGAAGCCCCCTTTCTTCATGCCAAGTTGGACAGCAATGTATGTATTCAACGCATTCATTGTGGTGTGGATAtttgtggttgggtttgggtTTGGAGGATGGGCCAGCATGACCAACTTTGTTAGGCAAATTGACACATTTGGACTCTTTGCCAAGTGCTATCAATGCAAGCCCCCGTTGCCTCCGCCGCATCCTGCGGCCGTTGCACCACCGCCTCTTCACCGTCATCACTAG